One genomic segment of Pyruvatibacter mobilis includes these proteins:
- a CDS encoding methyl-accepting chemotaxis protein, translating to MRAPDFSALKISQKLPAVIIGMSAVVAVVTATMGFLGARSALDAQIENKLETVAANRAQEVSDYLNGLGQELVILSNSTMVIEAIGAFDDAWMSLGRNVSDQLVEKFVTNNPNPEQRELLETVEDGTFYSHTHSYYHPWFRDLMNRRGYYDVYLVTRDGDLVYSTRKNPEFATSMTEGEWADTGLGRLVARAAEAEMGTILFEDYAEYGPANGEPRAFIGAPVFDRIGERVGTIAYQVPHNAINNLMAKTQALGDTAESFLVGPDRLMRSDSRFSAEPTTLANTVENNAAIDGLAGNSGFVESTGLDGSDALSAYRPANIFGDTWAVLATVSKDEAQQDISALLTQFMLMTALAMAASTAAGFFMARSISRPLSNMTGAMERLANRDWSTEVPGRGRKDEIGAMANAVQVFKEQGQEAERLEEEKAEQEARAAEEKREAMSKLAHDFEVSVGEVVEAVAATARDLKETAQGVSSIAEQTTTESARVAAAAEESSVNVQTVSSATEEMSASISEMQQQVMRSRDVSEHAAQSVENAAGQVTGLSDAANQIGDVLALIQDIAEQTNLLALNATIEAARAGDAGKGFAVVASEVKSLATQTQKATEQIRQQIEGVQAESQTAVAAISGIRDVIAQVNEISQTIATSIDQQTAATGEIARNAQQAAGGTHEVSSSVQSVSQASQQASAAATQLLASSNSLAEQGDALRDQMKAFIDQIRAA from the coding sequence ATGCGTGCCCCCGATTTTTCGGCACTGAAGATTTCGCAGAAGCTGCCTGCCGTCATTATCGGCATGTCCGCCGTAGTCGCCGTCGTTACAGCAACAATGGGCTTTCTCGGGGCCCGCTCTGCGCTTGATGCGCAGATCGAGAACAAGCTCGAGACAGTTGCCGCCAACCGCGCACAGGAAGTTTCCGACTACCTCAACGGGCTGGGCCAGGAACTGGTGATCCTGTCGAACAGCACCATGGTCATCGAGGCCATCGGCGCGTTTGACGACGCCTGGATGTCCCTGGGCCGCAACGTCTCCGATCAACTTGTTGAAAAGTTCGTGACCAACAATCCGAACCCGGAACAGCGCGAGCTGCTGGAAACGGTGGAAGACGGCACGTTCTACTCCCATACCCACAGCTATTATCATCCGTGGTTCCGCGACCTGATGAACCGCCGCGGCTATTATGACGTCTATCTCGTCACCCGCGACGGCGATCTGGTCTACTCCACCCGCAAGAACCCGGAATTCGCCACCAGCATGACCGAAGGCGAATGGGCCGACACGGGCCTTGGCCGCCTCGTCGCCCGCGCCGCCGAAGCCGAGATGGGCACGATCCTGTTTGAAGATTACGCCGAATACGGCCCGGCCAATGGCGAACCCCGTGCCTTTATCGGCGCCCCGGTCTTCGACCGTATCGGCGAACGTGTCGGCACCATCGCCTACCAGGTGCCGCACAACGCCATCAACAACCTGATGGCCAAGACGCAGGCCCTGGGTGACACGGCGGAAAGCTTCCTCGTGGGCCCGGACCGCTTGATGCGATCGGACAGCCGCTTCAGCGCCGAGCCGACCACACTTGCCAACACCGTTGAGAACAACGCTGCCATCGACGGCCTGGCCGGCAATTCCGGCTTCGTGGAATCCACCGGCCTTGATGGCTCCGACGCCCTGTCGGCCTATCGTCCCGCCAACATCTTCGGCGATACTTGGGCCGTGCTGGCAACCGTCAGCAAGGACGAAGCGCAGCAGGACATCTCTGCCCTTCTTACCCAGTTCATGCTGATGACGGCGCTTGCGATGGCAGCCTCCACCGCCGCCGGTTTCTTCATGGCCCGCAGCATCTCGCGGCCCCTGAGCAACATGACCGGTGCCATGGAGCGCCTGGCCAACCGCGACTGGTCCACCGAGGTGCCCGGCCGCGGCCGTAAGGACGAAATCGGCGCCATGGCCAATGCCGTCCAGGTCTTCAAGGAACAGGGCCAGGAAGCCGAACGCCTCGAAGAGGAAAAGGCCGAACAGGAAGCCCGCGCCGCGGAAGAAAAGCGCGAAGCCATGAGCAAGCTGGCCCATGACTTCGAGGTCTCCGTCGGCGAAGTGGTGGAAGCCGTGGCGGCCACCGCCCGCGACCTGAAGGAAACCGCCCAGGGCGTGTCTTCCATCGCCGAGCAGACCACCACGGAATCTGCCCGCGTGGCAGCCGCCGCCGAGGAATCGTCCGTCAACGTGCAGACCGTGTCGTCGGCGACGGAAGAAATGTCGGCGTCGATCTCCGAAATGCAACAGCAGGTCATGCGCTCCCGCGACGTGTCGGAACACGCCGCCCAGAGCGTGGAAAATGCGGCCGGCCAGGTCACCGGCCTGTCGGACGCCGCCAACCAGATCGGTGACGTGCTGGCCCTTATCCAGGACATCGCCGAGCAGACCAACCTGCTGGCCCTCAACGCCACCATCGAGGCGGCGCGTGCGGGCGATGCGGGCAAGGGCTTTGCGGTCGTGGCGAGCGAGGTGAAGAGCCTGGCGACCCAGACCCAGAAGGCCACCGAGCAGATCCGTCAGCAGATCGAAGGCGTGCAGGCCGAAAGCCAGACCGCCGTCGCCGCCATCAGCGGCATCCGCGATGTCATCGCGCAGGTCAACGAGATCAGCCAGACGATCGCAACCTCGATCGACCAGCAGACGGCGGCCACGGGCGAGATTGCCCGCAACGCCCAGCAAGCCGCCGGCGGCACCCACGAAGTGTCGTCCAGCGTCCAGAGCGTCAGCCAGGCATCGCAGCAGGCCTCCGCCGCCGCGACCCAGCTGCTGGCCTCGTCGAACTCCCTGGCCGAACAGGGCGATGCCCTGCGCGATCAGATGAAGGCCTTCATCGATCAGATCCGCGCTGCGTAA
- the thrS gene encoding threonine--tRNA ligase: protein MVKLTLPDESIREFPEGITGLGLAEDISKSLAKKVVAIEVNGDQWDLTREIEQDAKVRLITRDEPEGVEIIRHDTAHVLAEAVQELFPGTQVTIGPNIENGFFYDFARDEPFSTDDFEKIERRMAEIVDRDEPITREVWDRNEAIEHFKSIGESYKAEIISDLPENETITVYRQGNWKDLCRGPHLPSTGRLGKAFKLTKLAGAYWRGDSNNAQLQRIYGTAWASEKDLKKHLQMLEEAEKRDHRKLGREMNLFHFQEEGPGSIFWHPHGWTLFQSLISYMRDQQAKAGYEEINTPDVMDKSLWEKSGHWEKFGENMYTSVTPDERTFCLKPMNCPGHVQVFKHGLKSYRELPLKFAEFGKVHRYEPSGALHGMMRVRHFTQDDAHIFCTEDQITEECVTVTNLILSIYRDFGFEDVRLKFSDRPEKRVGSDAIWDRAEAALKTAIEATGLEYELNPGEGAFYGPKIEFVLRDAIGRDWQCGTVQVDFNLPGRLGAFYIGEDGEKHEPVMIHRALFGSLERFLGILIEHHAGRFPLWLAPLQCVVATITSDADDYAHQVVEELKRFGLKAEADIRNEKINYKVREHSLAKVPALLVVGKREAEERTVAIRRLGSKDQIVLPLAEAAQSLAEEALPPQAQRVQAAAAE, encoded by the coding sequence ATGGTCAAGCTGACGCTCCCCGACGAGTCTATCCGTGAATTCCCCGAAGGCATTACGGGCCTTGGGCTGGCGGAAGATATTTCAAAATCACTGGCCAAGAAGGTCGTTGCCATTGAGGTGAATGGCGACCAGTGGGATCTCACGCGCGAGATCGAGCAGGACGCCAAGGTGCGCCTGATCACCCGCGATGAGCCCGAAGGCGTGGAGATCATTCGCCACGACACGGCCCATGTGCTGGCCGAAGCCGTGCAGGAGCTGTTCCCCGGCACGCAGGTCACCATCGGCCCGAACATTGAAAACGGCTTCTTCTACGATTTCGCCCGCGATGAGCCGTTCTCGACGGACGATTTCGAGAAGATCGAAAGGCGCATGGCCGAGATCGTCGACCGTGACGAACCGATCACGCGCGAGGTGTGGGATCGCAACGAGGCGATCGAGCATTTCAAGTCCATCGGCGAAAGCTACAAGGCCGAGATCATTTCCGATCTGCCGGAGAATGAGACGATCACGGTCTATCGCCAGGGCAACTGGAAGGATCTCTGCCGCGGGCCGCATTTGCCGTCCACGGGCCGTCTGGGCAAGGCCTTCAAGCTCACCAAGCTGGCCGGTGCCTACTGGCGCGGCGACAGCAACAATGCGCAGCTGCAGCGCATCTACGGCACCGCCTGGGCGAGCGAGAAGGATCTCAAGAAGCATCTGCAGATGCTTGAAGAGGCCGAGAAGCGCGATCACCGCAAGCTCGGCCGCGAGATGAACCTGTTTCATTTCCAGGAAGAGGGGCCCGGCTCCATCTTCTGGCATCCGCATGGCTGGACACTGTTCCAGTCGCTCATTTCCTATATGCGGGATCAGCAGGCCAAGGCGGGCTATGAAGAGATCAACACGCCTGACGTGATGGACAAGTCCCTGTGGGAGAAGTCCGGCCACTGGGAGAAGTTCGGCGAGAACATGTACACGTCGGTGACGCCCGACGAGCGCACGTTCTGTTTGAAGCCGATGAACTGCCCGGGCCATGTGCAGGTGTTCAAGCACGGCCTCAAGAGCTATCGCGAGCTGCCGCTGAAATTTGCCGAGTTCGGCAAGGTTCATCGTTATGAGCCGTCCGGCGCGCTGCACGGCATGATGCGGGTGCGGCACTTCACGCAGGATGACGCGCATATCTTCTGCACCGAAGATCAGATCACGGAAGAATGCGTGACGGTGACGAACCTGATCCTGTCGATCTACCGGGATTTCGGCTTCGAGGATGTGCGGCTCAAATTCTCCGATCGTCCGGAGAAGCGCGTGGGCTCGGACGCGATCTGGGACCGGGCCGAGGCGGCGCTCAAGACGGCCATCGAGGCAACGGGTCTTGAGTATGAGCTGAACCCGGGCGAGGGCGCCTTTTACGGCCCCAAGATTGAGTTCGTGCTGCGCGATGCCATCGGGCGTGACTGGCAGTGCGGCACCGTGCAGGTGGACTTCAACCTGCCGGGCCGTCTGGGCGCGTTCTATATCGGTGAAGATGGCGAGAAGCATGAGCCGGTGATGATCCACCGGGCGCTGTTCGGCTCGCTCGAACGCTTCCTCGGCATCCTGATCGAGCATCACGCGGGTCGTTTCCCGCTGTGGCTGGCACCGCTGCAATGCGTGGTCGCCACCATCACGTCGGATGCGGACGATTATGCGCATCAGGTGGTGGAAGAGCTCAAGCGCTTCGGTCTCAAGGCGGAGGCTGATATCCGCAACGAGAAGATTAACTACAAGGTGCGTGAGCATTCGCTGGCCAAGGTGCCGGCGCTTCTCGTGGTCGGCAAGCGCGAGGCCGAAGAGCGGACCGTCGCCATCCGGCGTCTCGGCTCGAAGGACCAGATTGTGCTGCCGCTGGCCGAAGCGGCCCAGTCGCTGGCGGAAGAGGCTTTGCCGCCTCAGGCCCAGCGGGTGCAGGCCGCTGCTGCCGAATAG
- a CDS encoding cupredoxin domain-containing protein, which yields MPVRIHTMTSILAGAALGLVLAVPATAAGSHAHGHMQPAEGHAGHMKSGAAAGPDSGPMSFGKPGDPEGADRVVDIVMEDNFFTPESISVRAGETIRFNVVNKGTLVHEFNLGTPAYHAAHQSEMMMMQEHGVLMGDHINHAMMNAPMGEDGHMMSHDHPNSVLLEPGKSGIVTWTFTSGGDIEFACNVPGHYAAGMVGTVDVE from the coding sequence ATGCCTGTCCGTATTCACACCATGACATCCATCCTTGCCGGGGCGGCCCTTGGCCTCGTGCTTGCCGTACCGGCAACAGCCGCCGGCAGCCATGCTCACGGCCACATGCAACCTGCCGAAGGGCACGCAGGCCACATGAAAAGCGGGGCGGCTGCCGGTCCCGATTCGGGCCCGATGTCCTTCGGCAAGCCCGGGGACCCGGAAGGCGCTGACCGTGTGGTCGACATTGTCATGGAGGACAATTTCTTCACGCCCGAAAGCATCAGCGTACGCGCCGGTGAGACGATCCGTTTCAACGTCGTCAACAAGGGCACGCTGGTGCACGAGTTCAACCTCGGCACCCCGGCCTACCATGCAGCCCACCAGAGCGAGATGATGATGATGCAGGAACATGGCGTCTTGATGGGTGATCACATCAACCACGCCATGATGAACGCGCCCATGGGGGAGGACGGCCACATGATGAGCCATGACCACCCGAACAGTGTCCTGCTTGAACCGGGCAAGAGCGGGATCGTTACCTGGACCTTCACTTCCGGGGGCGACATCGAGTTCGCCTGCAACGTGCCCGGCCACTATGCCGCCGGCATGGTCGGCACGGTGGATGTGGAGTAG
- a CDS encoding copper resistance protein B, translating to MVWFLVAASFAALLAVPASAAEMDNMVLSLVTIERLEYRVQDGNDHGFVEGDLVIGNDDHKAVLGVEAERDLDGGTFESTEVHLLYRRPVSPFFDVQAGIRHDLAPDPETTHLALGIAGLMPQWVEFEGTAYLSDDGDIAFRAEAETELYLTRRIFAQPMIELDLFASENSAREIGAGFGKIETGLRFHYAITGGLSPYIGVNYEAKLGETADFARADGEDPGATAFVAGVRFAY from the coding sequence ATGGTGTGGTTCCTGGTCGCAGCTTCTTTTGCTGCATTGCTTGCCGTTCCTGCTTCGGCCGCCGAGATGGACAATATGGTCCTGTCACTTGTCACGATTGAACGCCTCGAATACCGCGTTCAGGATGGCAACGATCACGGCTTCGTGGAAGGAGACCTCGTGATCGGCAATGACGATCATAAGGCTGTCCTCGGTGTGGAAGCTGAACGCGATCTTGATGGCGGTACCTTCGAAAGTACGGAAGTGCACCTGCTCTATCGTCGTCCGGTCTCACCCTTCTTTGATGTGCAGGCCGGTATCCGGCACGACCTGGCGCCGGACCCGGAAACTACCCATCTGGCCCTCGGCATTGCAGGGTTGATGCCGCAATGGGTGGAATTCGAGGGTACGGCTTACTTGTCCGATGACGGCGATATCGCGTTCCGCGCGGAAGCCGAGACCGAGCTCTATCTCACCCGGCGCATTTTCGCGCAGCCGATGATCGAGCTCGACCTGTTCGCAAGCGAGAATTCGGCCCGCGAGATCGGGGCGGGTTTCGGAAAGATCGAAACCGGCCTGCGGTTTCACTACGCGATAACCGGGGGGCTCAGCCCCTATATCGGTGTCAATTACGAAGCGAAGCTCGGCGAGACTGCCGATTTTGCCCGGGCCGACGGTGAAGATCCTGGTGCGACGGCATTTGTCGCCGGCGTCCGCTTCGCCTATTGA
- a CDS encoding copper resistance system multicopper oxidase, whose product MKIRVRIFAALFGCAVVALEGALPAAAGTYDLTVEPVTLDVSGRDVDGFSINGQVPAPLLRFTEGEELTINVTNTLEVDTSIHWHGFVLPFDQDGVPGMSFDGIKPGETFTYRFKAPKAGTYWYHSHSGLQEGAGMYGPIIIEPTGREPFRYGRDHVVVLSDWHEDSPMQVFRNLKRSPDHYNFIQRTAGEFFRQAEEEGLGAALGDRLDWGEMRMMPSDIQDVQGYTYLMNGRNPSQNWTGLFTPGERVRLRFINASAMSFYDIRIPGLEMTVVQADANNVRPVTVDEFRIAVAETYDVIVRPREDRAYTIFAETMARDGFARGTLAPRDGMEAAVPELRDPPRLTMADMDHGAMPGMTHGDMDQGEMDHAAMGHAGHDMGAMGGGDDDPFYAPGSGLEPDAANGGKFLSLGDLRAQDPLYEERPYDREIRLRLTGNMERYIWSINDKKLSEAEPLRLKYGERVRFTFINETMMAHPMHLHGMWKIVDVGAGKWNPLKHVLTVAPNTTLSADVEVDAPGQWAFHCHLMYHMAAGMFRKVIVEGGPEDLAQVDPELEKLWGMANAGDAQAGGHH is encoded by the coding sequence ATGAAAATACGTGTACGGATATTTGCAGCACTTTTTGGCTGCGCGGTGGTCGCACTTGAAGGCGCTCTTCCCGCGGCGGCAGGCACCTATGACCTCACGGTCGAGCCCGTCACCCTCGATGTGTCGGGGCGGGATGTGGACGGCTTTTCGATCAACGGTCAGGTCCCGGCGCCGCTATTGCGGTTTACCGAGGGCGAGGAACTCACCATCAACGTCACCAATACGCTTGAGGTGGATACCTCGATTCACTGGCATGGTTTCGTTCTGCCTTTTGACCAGGATGGCGTGCCGGGCATGAGTTTTGACGGCATCAAGCCTGGCGAAACCTTCACCTATCGTTTCAAGGCGCCGAAGGCAGGGACCTATTGGTATCACTCCCATTCCGGCCTGCAGGAAGGCGCAGGCATGTATGGCCCGATCATCATCGAGCCGACCGGACGTGAACCCTTCCGTTATGGCCGGGACCATGTGGTGGTGCTGTCTGACTGGCACGAGGACAGTCCCATGCAGGTCTTCCGTAATCTCAAGCGGTCGCCGGATCACTACAATTTCATCCAGCGCACGGCAGGCGAGTTTTTCCGTCAGGCAGAGGAAGAAGGTCTCGGTGCTGCACTGGGTGACAGGCTGGACTGGGGCGAGATGCGGATGATGCCGTCCGACATTCAGGATGTTCAGGGATACACCTATCTGATGAACGGCCGGAACCCGTCGCAGAACTGGACGGGACTGTTCACTCCCGGGGAGCGCGTGCGCCTGCGTTTCATCAATGCATCGGCGATGTCGTTCTATGACATCCGCATTCCCGGACTTGAAATGACCGTGGTGCAGGCGGATGCGAACAACGTCCGCCCGGTGACGGTGGACGAGTTCCGCATTGCGGTGGCTGAAACCTACGACGTGATCGTCCGTCCGCGTGAGGACAGGGCCTACACCATCTTCGCTGAAACCATGGCACGGGATGGTTTTGCCCGTGGCACGCTGGCGCCGCGTGACGGCATGGAAGCTGCCGTGCCCGAGTTGCGTGACCCGCCGCGGCTGACTATGGCCGACATGGATCATGGGGCCATGCCAGGCATGACTCACGGGGACATGGACCAGGGAGAGATGGACCACGCTGCCATGGGACATGCGGGCCATGACATGGGTGCCATGGGCGGGGGAGATGATGATCCGTTCTATGCACCGGGATCAGGGCTTGAGCCTGACGCGGCCAATGGCGGCAAGTTCCTGTCCCTCGGAGATCTGCGGGCGCAGGACCCTCTCTATGAGGAGCGACCCTATGACCGGGAAATCCGGCTCCGGCTTACCGGCAACATGGAGCGCTATATCTGGTCGATCAACGACAAGAAACTTTCAGAGGCCGAACCACTGCGTCTGAAGTATGGGGAGCGTGTCCGTTTCACCTTCATCAATGAGACGATGATGGCGCATCCCATGCACCTGCATGGCATGTGGAAGATTGTTGATGTGGGGGCGGGCAAGTGGAACCCGCTCAAGCATGTGCTGACGGTCGCCCCCAACACGACATTATCCGCCGATGTGGAGGTGGACGCACCGGGCCAGTGGGCGTTCCACTGCCACCTGATGTACCACATGGCTGCCGGCATGTTCCGCAAGGTCATCGTTGAGGGCGGCCCGGAGGATCTGGCGCAGGTCGATCCAGAGCTTGAGAAACTCTGGGGCATGGCCAATGCCGGAGATGCGCAGGCCGGAGGGCATCACTGA
- the yidD gene encoding membrane protein insertion efficiency factor YidD: MPNPFKYLALGLIWVYRNAISPLLGPRCRHVPTCSDYAQEAITRFGVWRGGWLAVSRILRCHPWGTQGLDPVPEEVPHASALTPWKYGRWTGAHIRDRFPDD; encoded by the coding sequence ATGCCGAATCCCTTTAAGTATCTGGCCTTGGGCCTTATCTGGGTCTATAGGAACGCCATATCGCCCCTGTTGGGGCCGCGTTGCCGGCATGTGCCGACCTGCTCCGACTATGCGCAGGAGGCGATTACCCGGTTCGGGGTCTGGCGGGGCGGCTGGCTGGCCGTATCACGCATCCTGAGGTGCCATCCGTGGGGCACGCAGGGGCTTGATCCGGTACCGGAGGAGGTGCCGCACGCAAGCGCGCTCACTCCCTGGAAATACGGGCGCTGGACCGGCGCCCATATCCGGGACCGTTTCCCGGACGACTGA